The Leptospira mtsangambouensis genomic sequence CAAAAGAAGGTGCTGAAGTGTTCCTCCACGGTAGGTCGGAGGCAGATGTAAAAGTGGCCATTTCCAAAATCAAAGCAATCGTACCGAATGCAAAGTTAGGTGGGGTATCAGCCGATTTAGCAATAGAGGAAGGAATCCAAAAACTGACAAAAGAAATTCCTGAACTTGATGTACTGGTGAACAATGCAGGATACTTTGAGCCAAAACCTTTTTTTGAAATCAAAAGAGAAGATTGGAAAAAAATGTATGAAACCAATGTCTTAAGTGGTGCCGAACTCACCCAATATTACTTAAAAGGGATGATCCAAAGAAACTACGGCCGTATTGTTTTTGTTTCAAGTGAATCGGCTCTCAACATTCCTGTGGAAATGGTTCACTATGGAATGAGTAAAACCGCACAGCTCTCCATCTCTCGCGGTAGCGCTGAAGTTTGTAAGGGAACAAGTGTTACAGTCAATTCGGTTTTGCCAGGCCCTACACTTTCGGAAGGGGTGGAAGATTTTATTGAGTCCCTGGCAAAGGAAAAGGGAAAATCAAAGGAAGAAATGGCAAAGGACTTCATTCGAGAAAATAGACCCTCATCCTTAGTGGAACGTTTTGCAAAACCTGAGGAAATTGCGAATGTCATCCTCTTCCTCGCAAGCGAACTTGCATCGATGATCAACGGTGCCTCCGTTCGAGCTGATGGAGGAGTCTATAAATCGATTTAAAACCCGGAACTTGGATGGTTTGGTTTTTCTAAAAATAGGAAAAGGAATTTTGCTTCATTTACAGAAAACCGGCAAATTTCCAAGCTGGAACCAGTATGAAAGAATATGACATCATTGTCATTGGGGCGGGGGCAGGAACCAAACTTGTAACCCCACCTTCCAAAATCGGAAAACGAGTCGCTGTTTTTGAAAAGGAAACTCCGGGAGGGACTTGTCTCAATCGGGGTTGTATTCCTTCCAAAATGGTGATTTATCCTTCAGAACTCATGCGTATGGCAGAGGGTACGGAAAAATACCCTGTATTTTTTAAAGAGAAACCTGTAGCTGATGTCACAAAAATTTTCAAACGAGTGAACGAGGCGGTAAAATCAGATTCCGATTCCATTCCCATCGCTTACGAAAAAAATCCAAATATTGACTATTACCCAAAACAAGTTCGATTCATCGCTGAACGTATCCTATCCGATGGAGAAGAAACTTATACCGCCAAACATATATTCATTGTTACAGGGACAAGACCCAATATCCCAGATATCCCTGGACTAAAAACAACTCCGTTTTGGACTTCGAGAGAGGCACTGTCTCCAGACAAATTTCCAAAATCACTCATCATCATTGGTGCCGGATTTATTTCTTTGGAACTGGGTGCAGCTTACAAGGCCTATGGTTCGGATGTAATCGGACTTACACGAACAGATGTTTTGCGAACAGCTGATGGTGAGATCAAAAAGGAATTAAATAAACATTTACCATTCCCCATCGAATCTCATTATCAAATCGAAACAGTAGAATTCAAAGATGGTCTTTTTTTTGTCACAGGGTGGAACGACCAAGGAAAAAAAACCACCCATTCCGCAGAGCTGCTTCTAGTGGCCACGGGTATTCGACCGAATACGGACGATCTTGGACTCGAACATACTAAAATCAAAACAAACGTTAGTGGATACATCCAAGTGAATGATCACTTAGAAACCACAGAACCTGGAATTTATGCTTTCGGCGATGTGATCGGAAGGTATTTTTTTCGCCATAGTGCCAATTTTGAAGGGGAATATCTTTTTGACCTTTTGTATGGAAAAAAAGAAAACCAACCCATCCAATACCCTCCTATGCCGGAAGCAGTATTCACACACCCTCAAATTGCAAGTGTTGGATTCACAGAAGAGGAACTCCTCCAAAAACAAATTCCCTATTACAAAGGTGTAAACCCCTATTCTTCCAGTGCCACAGGGATGGCAAGAATGTCCGATTCCGGATTTGTGAAAGTGTTAGTTTCCAAAGAAACCGAACAGGTACTAGGTGCTCATATCATAGGTGAGGAAGCAGCAAACCTCATACACCAAATCCTACTTGGGATGTATTTAAAAGCCAAATTAGATGATTATTTGGGAATGATCTATATCCACCCTGCCATTTCTGAGATCACAAGAAATGCTTTTCGAAAAGTAAAAGAAGAAAAACTGAAAGGTGCCAAATGAAAAAGTTTTTATTCAACCGTTATGACAAAGAAACCTTAAAAAAACGTGTGGAAATGGACACAAGAGAACGTCGTGTCATTTCCTTTTATCGTTATGTGAAATTGGAAGACCCAATTCAATTTCGGGACAAACTTTATGATGCCTTTGAAGATTTAGGTATTCTCGGTAGAATATATTTAGCAAAAGAAGGGATCAATGCCCAATTTTCAATCCCGATCGAAAACTATGAAGCACTACGTTCGGCAGTTGATTCAATTCCCGAACTAAACAAAATCTATTTTAACGATGCTGTCGAAGACAAAAAAGAAAGTTTTATCAAACTCGCCATTAAGGTTCGCAAAAAAATTGTAGCTGATGGACTTGATGATTCAAAATTTGATCCTTCGGATGTTGGAACTCACCTAACACCTCTCGAGTTTCATGATGCCATTTCCGAACCTGGTGTGGTTGTGGTGGATTTACGAAATAATTATGAATCCGAAGTAGGACATTTTGAGAATGCCATTCTACCTGATGTGGGAACGTTTAGAGAAGAATTACCTCTTGTGGAAGATCTCTTAAAAGAAAACAAAGATAAAAAAATTCTACTCTACTGCACCGGTGGGATTCGTTGTGAAAAAGCCAGCGCCTATTTAAAATACAAAGGTTTTTCCAAAGTCCACCAATTGCGTGGAGGGATCATCAATTATGCAAAGGCAGTCCAAGATGCTGGTATCCCTTCTAAGTTCAAAGGGAAGAACTTTGTTTTTGATGATCGTTTGGGGGAAAGAGTGACAGATGATGTTCTAACCGTTTGTTATACTTGTGGAAAACCGAGTGATCGACATACCAACTGTGCCAATCTTGGTTGCCATGTTCTTCTTGTTCAATGTGAAGATTGTTCTAAAGAACTTCTTGGTTGTTGTTCCGAGGAATGTAAAAATATCATCTTACTCCCAGAAGATATGCAAAAAAACTTACGAAAAGAAAATATCAAAAATAAAAAGTATCCGACACACCATCTAACAAGGAAACTAGTAGGAAGATAAATGCAAAAATACGCAATCGAATTAGAAGGTTTAGAAAAGACATATTCCAATGGA encodes the following:
- a CDS encoding SDR family NAD(P)-dependent oxidoreductase, whose protein sequence is MNTGLKDKKVLVTGSTKGIGFQTALSFAKEGAEVFLHGRSEADVKVAISKIKAIVPNAKLGGVSADLAIEEGIQKLTKEIPELDVLVNNAGYFEPKPFFEIKREDWKKMYETNVLSGAELTQYYLKGMIQRNYGRIVFVSSESALNIPVEMVHYGMSKTAQLSISRGSAEVCKGTSVTVNSVLPGPTLSEGVEDFIESLAKEKGKSKEEMAKDFIRENRPSSLVERFAKPEEIANVILFLASELASMINGASVRADGGVYKSI
- a CDS encoding dihydrolipoyl dehydrogenase, translating into MKEYDIIVIGAGAGTKLVTPPSKIGKRVAVFEKETPGGTCLNRGCIPSKMVIYPSELMRMAEGTEKYPVFFKEKPVADVTKIFKRVNEAVKSDSDSIPIAYEKNPNIDYYPKQVRFIAERILSDGEETYTAKHIFIVTGTRPNIPDIPGLKTTPFWTSREALSPDKFPKSLIIIGAGFISLELGAAYKAYGSDVIGLTRTDVLRTADGEIKKELNKHLPFPIESHYQIETVEFKDGLFFVTGWNDQGKKTTHSAELLLVATGIRPNTDDLGLEHTKIKTNVSGYIQVNDHLETTEPGIYAFGDVIGRYFFRHSANFEGEYLFDLLYGKKENQPIQYPPMPEAVFTHPQIASVGFTEEELLQKQIPYYKGVNPYSSSATGMARMSDSGFVKVLVSKETEQVLGAHIIGEEAANLIHQILLGMYLKAKLDDYLGMIYIHPAISEITRNAFRKVKEEKLKGAK
- a CDS encoding rhodanese-related sulfurtransferase, yielding MKKFLFNRYDKETLKKRVEMDTRERRVISFYRYVKLEDPIQFRDKLYDAFEDLGILGRIYLAKEGINAQFSIPIENYEALRSAVDSIPELNKIYFNDAVEDKKESFIKLAIKVRKKIVADGLDDSKFDPSDVGTHLTPLEFHDAISEPGVVVVDLRNNYESEVGHFENAILPDVGTFREELPLVEDLLKENKDKKILLYCTGGIRCEKASAYLKYKGFSKVHQLRGGIINYAKAVQDAGIPSKFKGKNFVFDDRLGERVTDDVLTVCYTCGKPSDRHTNCANLGCHVLLVQCEDCSKELLGCCSEECKNIILLPEDMQKNLRKENIKNKKYPTHHLTRKLVGR